The proteins below are encoded in one region of Sphaerodactylus townsendi isolate TG3544 linkage group LG06, MPM_Stown_v2.3, whole genome shotgun sequence:
- the LOC125435487 gene encoding uncharacterized protein LOC125435487: MGGKNSIQQGLNADEKTTLDIAVTGVQGAGRSSLVKALRGLLIFDEAAAEIGVKQPAVKPVGYPHPAFPDVTIWDLPGIGTPDFEIEEYLQNVNHSQYDFFIIVASEHFTIYDIQLSHAIQKMKKQFYYVHSKMDARIETQKQNPEFSEEATLQRVRKYCLDTLVETGIVPLQAFLISSWYPDKYDFPLLQRSLQNKIEGLRKCILRPAENRSPDRSAHQSLNVLNIAVTGVSGAGKSSFVNSLRGLSDFDEDAAPTDVIEERKEPKGYPHPTFPHVIIWDLPGIGTSTFKAEDYLKKVNYSQYNFFIVVASNHFTEHDAQLSRAVQKMGKRFYYLRSQVDVSIKNEKIKPNFNEEATLQKIRKYCLDNLVQAGISSTEVFLISSYYREKYDFPHLREILENEMEDFEKRASAVGNESRKSSIVQFPRIGIHCFLANADFISDLVKLKVWVAQKSIEEVKAEMCQSVDQSISLNWHNEMYQELESIENTKLNIAVTGASGTGKSSFVNALRNMTDHEDGAAKTGSVETTMNTDGYPHPLFPNVTLWDLPGVGTKKFQPKNYLETVNFSKYDFFIIVSSERFTVNDAMLAEEIQKREKKFYYVRSKMDVSIAAEAMNPNFDRDQTIEAIRTYCCENLKKEGETPPRVFLVSRRDLSLYDFPLLQEAFENDLDDLKRHAFISSLPVFSKKIIKKKKAAMEDLIWKVATKSCTIAMVPLPGLSLICDLDILVSTMKFFCMVFCLDEDCLHRVAKLGKKDYDVLKWAIKKSPLSSEITAEFVKGHLEESLLCSTVKTAQIVLDFIPLLGFLAGGPSSFITTFHMLKKFLKDLVEDAENVWAKAAEP, encoded by the exons ATGGGTGGTAAAAACTCAATTCAACAAGGCCTGAATGCTGATGAAAAAACCACACTTGACATTGCTGTcacaggggtgcagggtgccgGTAGATCATCCCTTGTCAAGGCCCTGCGGGGTCTGTTGATTTTTGATGAGGCTGCAGCTGAAATCGGTGTGAAACAACCTGCAGTAAAGCCAGTGGGTTATCCACATCCTGCTTTTCCAGATGTGACAATATGGGACCTACCAGGAATTGGGACACCTGATTTTGAAATAGAGGAATATCTACAAAATGTAAATCATAGCCAATACGATTTCTTCATAATTGTTGCCTCTGAGCATTTCACTATCTATGACATCCAGCTGTCCCATGCaattcagaaaatgaagaagcagttCTATTATGTGCACTCCAAAATGGATGCCAGAATTGAGACTCAAAAACAAAATCCAGAATTCAGTGAGGAAGCAACCCTTCAGCGAGTTAGGAAATATTGCCTTGATACCTTAGTGGAGACAGGTATTGTTCCTTTGCAGGCTTTCCTCATCTCTAGTTGGTACCCGGATAAGTATGATTTTCCCCTCCTGCAAAGGTCTTTACAGAATAAAATTGAAGGACTCAGAAAGTGTATCTTAAGACCAGCTGAAAACAGAAGCCCTGACAG ATCAGCCCATCAAAGTCTGAATGTGCTGAACATTGCTGTCACAGGGGTATCAGGTGCTGGTAAATCATCCTTTGTGAACTCCCTGAGAGGGCTGTCCGATTTTGACGAAGATGCCGCCCCAACTGACGTAATAGAGGAAAGAAAAGAGCCGAAGGGTTATCCACACCCCACCTTTCCACATGTAATAATATGGGACCTACCAGGGATTGGGACATCTACATTTAAAGCTGAGGACTATCTAAAGAAGGTAAATTACAGCCAGTATAATTTCTTCATCGTTGTGGCTTCAAATCACTTCACTGAACATGATGCCCAGCTGTCCCGTGCAGTTCAGAAAATGGGGAAGCGGTTCTACTACTTGCGCTCCCAGGTGGATGTCAGCATcaagaatgaaaaaataaaacccaaCTTCAATGAGGAAGCAACCCTTCAAAAAATCAGGAAATACTGCCTCGATAATTTGGTGCAGGCTGGCATTTCTTCAACAGAGGTTTTCCTCATCTCCAGTTACTATCGAGAAAAGTATGATTTCCCCCACCTGCGAGAGATCTTAGAGAATGAGATGGAGGACTTTGAGAAACGTGCTTCAGCAGTGGGAAACGAGAGTCGTAAGAG cTCAATTGTACAGTTTCCAAGAATTGGAATTCACTGTTTCCTCGCAAATGCAGACTTTATATCAGACCTCGTGAAGCTGAAAGTCTGGGTGGCACAAAAAAGTATTGAAGAGGTAAAAGCTGAAATGTGTCAATCAGTCGATCAATCAATTAGCCTTAATTGGCATAATGAAATGTATCAAGAATTGGAATCAATAGAAAATACCAAGCTTAATATTGCAGTCACAGGGGCTTCAGGTACTGGCAAGTCATCCTTTGTCAATGCCCTGCGAAACATGACTGATCATGAAGATGGTGCAGCCAAGACGGGATCCGTGGAAACAACCATGAATACTGATGGATATCCTCATCCTTTATTTCCAAATGTAACTTTATGGGATCTACCAGGTGTTGGGACAAAGAAATTTCAACCAAAAAACTACCTGGAGACTGTAAATTTTAGCAAGTATGATTTCTTCATAATAGTTTCCTCAGAACGCTTCACTGTGAATGATGCCATGCTGGCCGAAGAAAttcagaaaagggagaaaaagttttACTATGTGCGTTCCAAAATGGATGTCAGTATAGCTGCTGAAGCTATGAACCCCAACTTCGATAGGGACCAAACAATTGAGGCGATAAGGACCTACTGCTGTGAGaatttgaaaaaggaaggagagactCCTCCAAGGGTTTTTCTTGTCTCCAGGAGAGATTTGAGCTTGTatgatttcccactcctgcaaGAGGCCTTCGAAAATGACCTGGATGACCTCAAGAGGCATGCTTTTATTTCATCTCTGCCAGTGTTctcaaaaaaaatcataaaaaagaaaaaggctgcTATGGAAGACCTTATATGGAAAGTAGCCACCAAATCTTGTACCATTGCAATGGTTCCTCTCCCAGGACTCTCTCTTATCTGTGATCTTGACATCTTGGTGTCAACCATGAAATTTTTCTGCATGGTCTTTTGCTTGGATGAGGATTGCCTACACAGAGTtgcaaaactgggaaaaaaagattaCGACGTGTTGAAATGGGCTATCAAAAAGTCTCCACTGTCTAGCGAGATCACTGCAGAATTTGTAAAGGGCCACTTGGAAGAGTCACTGTTGTGTTCAACTGTGAAGACAGCCCAAATAGTCTTGGATTTTATACCTCTGTTGGGCTTTCTGGCTGGTGGACCTAGTTCTTTTATTACAACATTCCACATGCTGAAAAAGTTTCTGAAAGACCTGGTAGAAGATGCTGAGAATGTTTGGGCAAAAGCGGCTGAGCCTTGA
- the LOC125435489 gene encoding interferon-inducible GTPase 5-like — protein sequence MKAANACRYRPLRTAASTCERPPASARDEFAGDGSACKRREEMTQKHLLNHEEGAAKIGVKQTTMNPEKYPHPQFPELTLWDLPGIGTREFHPKEYLKKVNFSRYDFFIIVASERFTVNDAMLASEIQKMGKRFYFVRTKVDQAMDSERRKPDFSEEQTLEEIRKYCVSNLKEDGADNPRVFLISSWHLNMYEFPLLQMTLANELNDLKRPLLIMAMPAFSRENLQEKKAAMEAVIWKKVLLSCAVGVIPVPGLSLAVNISLLVTTLKDFCKAFGLDEDSLHNLAKRVGKPIDVLRSAVKNTPMASQIDAEFVWSLMTSSKIGEAVMVLGELSVLIPIIGSLIGGANSFTTTFYMLKLFLEDAMEDAESILAKAVE from the exons ATGAAAGCGGCGAACGCCTGCCGTTACCGGCCTCTGCGAACCGCCGCATCCACATGCGAGCGGCCTCCCGCCTCCGCCCGTGACGAATTCGCCGGCGATGGAAGCGCCTGCAAACGTCGCGAGGAAATGACGCAGAAGCACCTATTGA ATCATGAAGAAGGTGCAGCTAAAATTGGGGTGAAACAGACTACTATGAATCCAGAGAAATATCCCCATCCTCAATTCCCCGAACTGACACTATGGGATCTACCTGGAATTGGGACACGTGAATTTCATCCAAAGGAATACTTAAAGAAGGTAAATTTCAGCAGGTATGACTTCTTCATCATTGTGGCCTCAGAACGCTTCACTGTGAATGATGCCATGCTGGCCTCAGAAATTCAAAAGATGGGCAAGCGGTTTTACTTTGTTCGCACCAAAGTGGATCAGGCTATGGATTCTGAACGAAGGAAGCCAGACTTCAGTGAGGAACAGACCTTGGAAGAGATAAGAAAATACTGTGTTTCCAATTTGAAAGAAGACGGAGCAGACAATCCAAGGGTTTTTCTCATATCCAGTTGGCATTTGAATATGTATGAGTTCCCTCTCCTGCAGATGACCCTAGCAAATGAACTGAATGATCTCAAGAGACCTCTCCTGATTATGGCTATGCCAGCTTTCTCAAGAGAGAACCTGCAAGAGAAAAAGGCTGCTATGGAGGCCGTTATCTGGAAAAAAGTCCTGTTGTCCTGTGCCGTTGGGGTGATCCCTGTGCCGGGTCTCTCTCTAGCTGTTAACATCAGCCTGTTGGTGACAACTCTGAAAGATTTCTGCAAGGCCTTTGGCTTGGATGAAGATTCCCTCCATAACCTAGCAAAGCGGGTTGGCAAACCTATTGATGTGCTGAGATCTGCTGTCAAAAACACTCCGATGGCCAGCCAGATTGATGCAGAATTTGTGTGGTCTCTAATGACTTCATCAAAGATTGGTGAAGCTGTAATGGTGCTGGGAGAGCTTTCCGTGCTCATTCCTATCATAGGCTCTCTAATTGGTGGAGCAAATTCTTTTACTACCACATTTTACATGCTGAAGCTCTTCTTGGAAGACGCAATGGAAGATGCCGAGAGTATTCTGGCAAAAGCTGTTGAGTAA